From a region of the Vibrio ostreae genome:
- a CDS encoding cation diffusion facilitator family transporter, whose protein sequence is MCARTTYNEKRVLTLSALFASLFAGGGLVIGLLVGSLVIMFDGVYSLVSLLLTLLSLATSRYIMKPSDERFPFGRAVLEPAVIAVKGAVILLVVGYSLYSAIGAMFTGGREVDASIATAFGAINVIGCGFAWWYMAALNKRRTSGLIDAEVKQWQMDAMLSVAVTAGFVIAWGISLTPLAPYAVYADPMMMLAMSFYFIKVPFQMLTSALREIFLMAPSKEICQTVDQSVFDAGKESDQEIELAGVTKVGRELWVDVDIYPDSSEMILLEDIEQTRETIKKRLAKLPLKLQITVNIAT, encoded by the coding sequence ATGTGTGCTCGAACAACTTATAACGAAAAGCGTGTCCTGACCCTCTCTGCCCTTTTTGCATCCCTTTTTGCAGGCGGCGGGTTAGTGATTGGTCTGCTCGTCGGCTCACTGGTGATTATGTTTGATGGTGTTTATTCACTGGTCAGCCTGCTGTTAACATTATTGTCGCTCGCGACATCACGTTACATTATGAAACCGTCTGATGAACGATTTCCGTTCGGACGCGCGGTGCTAGAACCTGCCGTGATTGCGGTTAAAGGTGCCGTTATTCTGCTGGTGGTGGGCTACTCGCTTTACTCTGCGATTGGGGCCATGTTCACCGGCGGGCGCGAAGTTGATGCGTCTATTGCCACTGCATTCGGTGCCATCAACGTTATTGGTTGTGGTTTTGCATGGTGGTACATGGCAGCACTGAATAAACGCCGTACTTCTGGCCTTATCGATGCTGAAGTGAAGCAGTGGCAGATGGATGCCATGCTGAGTGTTGCAGTCACCGCAGGCTTCGTCATTGCCTGGGGAATTTCATTAACGCCTTTGGCACCTTACGCTGTGTATGCAGACCCGATGATGATGTTAGCGATGTCATTTTACTTCATCAAAGTACCGTTCCAAATGCTGACTTCAGCGCTGCGCGAAATCTTCCTGATGGCGCCGAGTAAAGAGATTTGTCAAACCGTTGACCAAAGCGTGTTTGATGCCGGTAAAGAGTCCGATCAGGAGATTGAACTGGCCGGTGTGACCAAAGTAGGTCGTGAACTTTGGGTCGACGTTGATATTTACCCGGACAGCAGTGAAATGATTCTGCTGGAAGATATTGAACAGACGCGAGAAACCATTAAGAAACGTCTGGCCAAGCTACCGCTGAAACTGCAAATCACAGTCAACATTGCTACTTGA
- a CDS encoding TenA family transcriptional regulator translates to MTAFFDRLKQETSAAQQAMLQAPIFAQCARGEIDRATYLAFLTQAFHHVKHTVPLLMACGGRLPEKYEWLRQAIGEYIEEEKGHHEWILNDINACGGDAAAVRANRDAGRVGVSVELMVAYLYHQIDRANPMAFFGMVWVLEGTSVGVGGQVAALIKQTLNLPEQAMTYLTSHSTLDQEHIQLFESLMNRITDPVDQQAIIDSANMVFGLYGGMLRQLTTDQLQDVA, encoded by the coding sequence ATGACTGCATTTTTTGACCGACTAAAACAAGAAACGTCCGCAGCCCAGCAGGCGATGCTTCAGGCGCCGATTTTTGCCCAGTGCGCACGAGGCGAAATTGATCGTGCCACTTATCTCGCATTTCTGACCCAGGCTTTTCACCATGTAAAGCACACTGTACCGCTGTTGATGGCCTGCGGCGGCCGGTTGCCTGAAAAGTATGAATGGCTGCGTCAGGCGATTGGTGAATACATTGAGGAAGAAAAGGGACACCACGAATGGATTCTCAATGATATCAATGCTTGCGGTGGCGATGCGGCGGCGGTGCGTGCCAATCGGGATGCAGGGCGTGTGGGTGTGTCGGTTGAACTGATGGTTGCCTACCTCTATCACCAGATTGATCGCGCCAATCCGATGGCTTTCTTTGGCATGGTCTGGGTGTTGGAAGGCACCAGTGTCGGGGTCGGTGGTCAGGTTGCGGCTTTGATCAAACAAACGCTGAATCTGCCGGAGCAGGCGATGACGTATCTGACTTCGCACAGCACGCTTGATCAGGAGCATATCCAATTGTTTGAGAGCTTGATGAATCGTATCACGGATCCTGTTGATCAACAGGCGATTATAGATTCCGCCAACATGGTCTTTGGTTTGTACGGCGGTATGTTGCGCCAGCTGACCACAGACCAGTTGCAGGATGTGGCGTAA
- a CDS encoding thermostable hemolysin, which yields MKDFFQDHPLQLAIVDRNHPDRAQVEHYIAQRYSLAFDARLDTFMPTFMALMDNNQIKSLCGYRVAGDEPLFLEQYLDQQADVLLTQVFAKPVDRHQLIEFGQLASFSKGFSSLHFLLMTQKLVEQGYEWCVFTATDPLYAMMSRLGLDTVILAEADPSRIPDAETIWGNYYQYQPRIVAGHLNGALQQLQALFAARQHRLGGIL from the coding sequence ATGAAAGATTTTTTTCAGGATCATCCACTGCAACTTGCGATCGTTGATCGTAACCATCCTGATCGCGCACAAGTTGAACACTACATCGCTCAGCGTTATTCGCTGGCGTTTGATGCCCGGCTTGACACTTTTATGCCGACGTTTATGGCACTGATGGATAACAACCAGATTAAATCCTTATGCGGCTACCGTGTCGCCGGTGATGAACCGCTGTTTCTGGAGCAATATCTGGACCAGCAAGCGGATGTTTTGCTGACGCAGGTATTTGCTAAGCCGGTCGACCGGCATCAGCTGATTGAATTTGGTCAGTTAGCCTCTTTCTCGAAAGGTTTCTCTTCGCTGCACTTTTTACTCATGACTCAGAAACTGGTCGAGCAAGGTTATGAATGGTGTGTATTCACCGCGACCGATCCGCTGTACGCCATGATGTCCAGACTGGGGCTCGACACCGTTATTCTGGCCGAGGCTGACCCGTCCCGTATCCCGGACGCAGAAACGATCTGGGGAAATTATTATCAGTATCAACCTCGTATCGTGGCGGGACATCTGAATGGTGCGCTGCAGCAGCTGCAAGCGCTGTTCGCTGCGCGTCAGCACCGTTTGGGCGGCATTTTATGA
- a CDS encoding response regulator, translating to MRLLLVEDDILLGRSMVTSLSRHGFTVDWVERGAGVDVALKTEQFAAVVLDLTLPDIDGLVVLKNIRRAGYTLPVLILTARDDIEDRVKGLDGGADDYLIKPFALEELMARLRVLIRRQSGFCDTRIDVGELSLSLSEQAVDYQGERLKLTNNEFKLLAALITHAGRVMSKEQLQQSLHGWDEGSSDNAIEVHIHNLRKKVSNDVIKNIRGVGYIIEK from the coding sequence ATGCGTTTGCTGCTGGTTGAAGATGATATATTGCTGGGACGTTCCATGGTGACTTCATTGAGTCGCCATGGTTTTACGGTCGATTGGGTTGAACGAGGCGCTGGCGTTGATGTGGCGCTAAAGACCGAGCAGTTCGCTGCGGTGGTATTGGATTTGACCCTGCCGGATATTGATGGCCTGGTGGTGTTGAAAAATATTCGTCGCGCTGGTTACACCCTGCCGGTTTTGATTCTGACCGCGCGGGATGATATCGAAGATCGCGTCAAAGGGTTGGATGGCGGGGCGGATGATTACCTGATCAAACCGTTTGCGCTGGAAGAGCTTATGGCCCGGTTGCGGGTGCTGATTCGGCGCCAGTCAGGCTTTTGTGATACCCGGATTGATGTCGGTGAGCTGTCCTTGTCCTTGTCTGAGCAAGCGGTGGATTATCAGGGAGAGCGTCTCAAACTGACCAATAATGAATTTAAATTATTGGCAGCGCTGATCACTCATGCGGGGCGGGTGATGAGCAAAGAGCAATTACAGCAGTCACTGCATGGCTGGGATGAAGGCAGCAGTGATAATGCGATTGAGGTCCATATTCATAATTTGCGTAAAAAAGTCTCTAATGACGTGATCAAAAATATTCGTGGTGTGGGGTATATCATTGAAAAATAG
- the yddG gene encoding aromatic amino acid DMT transporter YddG: MALHRCTVYGVAAILLWSCVAGLVRMVAEQFSPTGGAALIYTVASVFLVGVMGIPRINRFSLRYLIIGGALFVSYEICLALALGMAHSRHQALEMSVINYLWPALTVLLTVISSRQPVSRWVYPCILVAFLGVAWAISGDSGLSLKQIAGNVSGNPLAYTMAALGAVIWAVYCNVTRVIANGQNAVTLFFIATAVTLWVKYVSGDEPALQFTVPSAVTLVLTAVVMGSGYALWNQAILAGNMLLLATLSYFTPVFSTLFSCLILGVVLGSHFWQGVVMVTLASLVCWWVTRHSSSAKPPGVSPTQRTV; the protein is encoded by the coding sequence TTGGCACTGCACAGATGTACCGTTTACGGTGTTGCAGCCATATTGTTATGGAGTTGCGTTGCGGGTTTAGTTCGTATGGTCGCGGAGCAGTTCAGTCCGACTGGCGGGGCTGCCCTGATTTATACGGTTGCCAGCGTGTTTCTGGTTGGGGTGATGGGGATCCCCCGCATTAATCGTTTCTCCTTGCGCTATCTCATTATCGGCGGGGCGCTGTTTGTCAGCTACGAGATTTGCCTTGCTCTGGCTTTGGGGATGGCACACTCTCGTCATCAGGCGTTGGAAATGTCGGTGATTAACTACCTGTGGCCAGCATTGACCGTACTGCTTACCGTTATCTCCAGTCGGCAGCCTGTCAGCCGTTGGGTTTATCCATGTATTCTGGTCGCTTTTCTCGGCGTTGCCTGGGCGATATCAGGTGATAGCGGTTTATCGCTGAAGCAAATTGCCGGCAATGTGTCGGGTAATCCGCTGGCGTATACCATGGCGGCGCTGGGCGCAGTTATCTGGGCGGTGTATTGCAACGTCACCCGGGTGATTGCCAATGGTCAGAATGCAGTCACTCTGTTTTTCATTGCTACCGCGGTGACCCTTTGGGTGAAATATGTGTCAGGAGATGAACCAGCGCTACAGTTCACCGTGCCGTCCGCTGTGACGCTTGTACTCACAGCTGTGGTGATGGGCAGCGGCTATGCACTTTGGAATCAGGCGATTCTGGCCGGTAATATGTTGCTGTTGGCGACCTTGTCTTATTTTACCCCGGTATTTTCGACTCTCTTTTCCTGCCTGATTCTTGGTGTGGTGCTGGGCAGCCATTTCTGGCAAGGAGTGGTGATGGTGACGCTGGCATCTTTAGTCTGCTGGTGGGTGACACGTCATAGTTCATCGGCGAAGCCGCCAGGAGTATCCCCAACTCAGAGAACGGTTTAG
- a CDS encoding class I SAM-dependent DNA methyltransferase: protein MAQNWDEYAASWEQDEATVVFANNVFEQLNKLTSLEGKHVLDFGCGTGLLSQWMSPLAKDIVSLDSSEAMIEELDKKELANVEPVVDHLTRGLVAQHPAFRKQFDLVVASSVCGYVANLDEVAEIIYSLLDEGGLFVHWDWLVAEDDPEFGLSESEVKLTLTKAGFNDVETVTAFEVTTPHGVMPVIMGIGRK from the coding sequence ATGGCACAAAACTGGGACGAATATGCAGCGAGCTGGGAGCAAGATGAAGCGACCGTGGTTTTCGCCAACAACGTCTTTGAGCAACTGAATAAGCTGACTTCCCTTGAGGGCAAGCACGTGCTTGATTTTGGTTGCGGCACCGGATTATTGAGTCAGTGGATGTCGCCGTTGGCGAAAGATATCGTTTCTCTGGATTCGTCAGAGGCGATGATTGAAGAGCTGGATAAAAAAGAACTGGCGAATGTGGAGCCTGTGGTGGATCACCTGACCCGCGGTTTGGTGGCTCAGCATCCGGCATTTCGTAAACAATTTGATTTAGTGGTGGCGTCATCCGTGTGCGGTTATGTCGCTAATCTGGATGAAGTGGCGGAAATTATTTACTCGCTGCTGGATGAAGGCGGTTTGTTTGTGCATTGGGACTGGCTGGTGGCGGAAGATGATCCTGAGTTTGGCCTGAGCGAGTCAGAGGTTAAATTAACGCTGACTAAGGCCGGCTTTAATGATGTTGAAACTGTCACTGCGTTTGAAGTGACCACACCACACGGTGTGATGCCAGTGATTATGGGTATCGGCCGCAAATAA
- a CDS encoding SDR family oxidoreductase, producing MNLQDKQVLLTGASGGIGEKMALALEAKGASLILVARNRNKLEALKNSLNYPQRHQVLCVDFNQSDGIEILDEFCLAQVKKRRIDVLINNAGNNQFSFLAQRSAQSLQQEMHLNLMTPILTSQAALGWLQRPGIILNIGSTFGSIGFPGYTSYCAAKAGVQRFSEALDRELDGAGIRVLYLAPRATATPLNDDRVTEMNRRLGNHSDAPEVVAQHVVTILEKERAAMWIGWPEKLFARVNQLLPKLVSNSIRKQQDTIHHYINQATSK from the coding sequence ATGAATTTGCAGGATAAACAGGTATTACTGACCGGGGCGTCGGGTGGTATCGGAGAAAAAATGGCGTTGGCTCTGGAGGCGAAAGGTGCGTCATTGATTCTGGTCGCCCGTAATCGCAATAAACTGGAAGCGTTGAAAAATAGTCTGAATTATCCTCAACGTCACCAGGTACTGTGCGTTGATTTCAATCAGTCCGATGGCATTGAAATCTTGGATGAGTTTTGCCTGGCACAGGTCAAAAAGCGCCGTATCGATGTGTTGATTAATAACGCCGGCAATAATCAATTCAGCTTTCTGGCCCAGCGTTCCGCCCAGTCGCTGCAGCAAGAAATGCATCTTAATCTGATGACCCCGATTCTAACCAGTCAGGCGGCTCTGGGCTGGTTACAGCGTCCGGGTATTATCCTCAATATCGGTTCTACCTTCGGGTCGATCGGTTTTCCTGGTTACACCAGTTACTGCGCGGCCAAAGCCGGTGTGCAGCGCTTTAGCGAAGCGCTCGATCGAGAGTTGGATGGCGCTGGAATCCGGGTGCTGTATCTGGCTCCCAGAGCGACAGCCACCCCCCTCAATGACGACCGTGTTACTGAGATGAACCGTCGCCTCGGCAACCACAGTGACGCCCCTGAGGTGGTCGCACAGCATGTGGTGACAATTTTGGAAAAAGAGCGGGCCGCGATGTGGATTGGCTGGCCGGAAAAACTGTTCGCGCGCGTTAATCAACTGCTGCCCAAGCTGGTCAGTAACTCGATTCGCAAGCAACAGGACACGATTCACCACTACATCAACCAGGCGACATCTAAATAA
- a CDS encoding LysR family transcriptional regulator gives MNLSQIEAFCTIADTGSVSEAARQLECNRTKLSMAIKAFESELGVELFVRTGNNVSLSEAGKAIYKDCESIMITATRIRRTCSQVSDEFAAEVWIARDDSLPDTVWQELAHSLNKLFPNTSFNLVLASSGDLASLVATQQVDFAFGVDYERLDDARISYQPLGKIRMMSVCSATHPLTKIKRVTDEDLRKSMQAVMVYLNEQDNSSLGPFSRRYIGFSSFEYMLSTILTESAWGVLPEPLIRNHLREQRLAVIRHTYGLTQEDYCMFTLTGSTEDPAMAWLSDKLSDYLFDF, from the coding sequence ATGAACCTGTCGCAGATTGAAGCATTCTGTACTATTGCAGACACCGGCTCGGTGTCCGAGGCAGCCCGCCAGTTGGAGTGCAACCGCACCAAACTGAGCATGGCCATCAAAGCGTTTGAGAGTGAACTGGGCGTCGAACTGTTCGTGCGTACCGGCAACAATGTCAGCCTTTCGGAAGCGGGCAAAGCAATCTATAAAGATTGCGAAAGCATAATGATTACCGCAACACGCATTCGACGCACCTGTTCGCAGGTCTCAGATGAATTTGCCGCTGAAGTCTGGATTGCCCGTGACGACTCGTTGCCTGACACGGTTTGGCAGGAGCTCGCCCACTCGCTCAATAAACTGTTCCCCAACACCTCGTTTAACCTGGTGCTGGCTTCCAGCGGTGACCTGGCCAGCCTGGTCGCGACCCAACAGGTCGATTTTGCTTTTGGCGTTGATTATGAACGCCTGGACGATGCGCGCATCAGCTATCAACCACTGGGTAAAATCCGCATGATGTCGGTATGCAGTGCCACCCATCCACTCACCAAAATCAAGCGAGTGACCGATGAAGACCTGCGTAAATCGATGCAGGCGGTCATGGTCTATCTTAACGAACAGGATAATTCCAGCCTGGGACCATTTTCACGCCGTTATATCGGATTTTCCAGTTTTGAATACATGCTCAGTACCATACTGACCGAGAGCGCCTGGGGGGTGCTGCCTGAACCACTGATCCGCAACCATCTGCGTGAGCAACGCCTGGCGGTGATTCGCCATACCTACGGTCTGACTCAGGAAGACTATTGTATGTTTACCCTGACCGGCAGCACTGAAGATCCGGCCATGGCCTGGCTTTCGGATAAACTGAGCGACTATCTGTTTGATTTCTAG
- a CDS encoding AMP-binding protein, whose protein sequence is MMNQIITTLIQRAQHTPDDTALSGSRHGLQQQTRLSYSQLLVRVQQAAELLQAWSVNCIALRADNSLDWVIVDLAAMYARIPIVPVPMFFSEAQVAHTLQQSGADLLVGEWLDSHGIADDRIEGFDVWRLPSGLPQWLPDSSKITFTSGSTGQPKGVCLGQKQLIEVSCALAAAIQADVRCETHLIMLPLSTLLENITGVYVPILLGANSVVLSGSQVGLSGSSQFDARQFAAALEQYQPNSLVLTPALLMALIQVATLQPALTRSLTFVAVGGARVSPPLLQQAQACGIPAYEGYGLSECGSVVSVNTPSHSKPGTSGRVLSHVAVRIADDGEVLVRGNLALGYIGEPFGHAWLATGDLGSLDQDGFLTINGRKKNQIITAFGRNVSPEWIESEAQAMPALMGMIVVGEGQYGLTAVLDGDISDTIIGSVTRLNQHLPDYARITRVVTAPGLKHRAGLFTSNGRPVRQRLEQWLHQLDEQEPGIVSTAVIYPGSRNLSKFT, encoded by the coding sequence ATGATGAATCAAATTATTACCACTTTAATTCAGCGTGCGCAGCATACGCCGGATGACACCGCATTGAGCGGTTCTCGGCACGGATTACAGCAGCAGACCCGTCTTAGCTACAGTCAGTTACTGGTGCGGGTTCAGCAGGCAGCGGAGCTATTGCAAGCCTGGTCAGTGAATTGTATTGCGCTGCGAGCGGATAACAGCCTCGATTGGGTGATTGTCGATTTGGCCGCGATGTATGCGCGGATCCCGATTGTTCCGGTGCCGATGTTTTTCAGTGAGGCTCAGGTGGCGCATACCTTACAGCAATCCGGTGCTGACCTCCTGGTCGGAGAGTGGCTTGATAGTCATGGTATCGCCGATGATCGGATTGAAGGTTTCGATGTCTGGCGTTTGCCAAGCGGGTTGCCACAGTGGCTGCCAGACAGCAGTAAGATTACCTTTACTTCCGGTTCTACCGGGCAGCCGAAAGGGGTTTGTCTGGGGCAGAAGCAGTTGATTGAGGTCAGTTGTGCCCTTGCTGCTGCGATTCAGGCGGACGTGCGTTGCGAGACCCATTTGATCATGTTGCCGTTATCGACTCTGCTGGAAAACATCACCGGCGTCTACGTGCCGATCTTGCTTGGCGCCAATTCAGTCGTGCTATCTGGTTCGCAGGTTGGCTTATCCGGCTCAAGCCAGTTTGATGCACGGCAATTCGCCGCGGCTCTGGAGCAATATCAGCCCAACAGTCTGGTGCTGACCCCAGCGCTGCTGATGGCACTGATTCAGGTTGCGACCCTGCAACCAGCCCTGACCCGCAGCCTGACGTTTGTGGCGGTTGGCGGCGCACGAGTGTCCCCGCCATTGTTGCAGCAGGCTCAGGCATGCGGCATTCCGGCTTACGAGGGCTATGGCCTGTCAGAGTGTGGGTCGGTGGTCAGTGTGAATACACCATCGCATTCTAAACCGGGTACAAGCGGCCGTGTGCTGTCTCATGTAGCGGTCAGAATCGCTGACGATGGTGAGGTGCTGGTGCGCGGTAATCTTGCTCTCGGTTATATCGGTGAGCCATTCGGTCATGCGTGGCTGGCAACCGGTGATTTAGGGTCATTAGACCAAGACGGTTTTCTCACCATCAACGGACGCAAGAAAAACCAGATTATTACCGCTTTCGGACGCAATGTGTCGCCGGAATGGATCGAATCGGAAGCGCAAGCCATGCCAGCTTTAATGGGCATGATCGTGGTCGGTGAGGGGCAATACGGACTGACAGCCGTTCTGGATGGTGACATCAGCGATACCATCATCGGCAGTGTTACCAGGCTTAATCAGCACCTGCCTGATTACGCACGCATTACTCGGGTGGTGACTGCACCGGGGTTGAAACACAGGGCAGGGCTGTTTACCAGTAATGGGCGTCCGGTTCGCCAGCGTTTAGAGCAGTGGTTGCATCAACTGGATGAGCAGGAGCCGGGTATCGTTTCCACCGCCGTTATTTATCCAGGTTCACGTAATTTATCCAAGTTTACATAG
- a CDS encoding tetratricopeptide repeat protein, with amino-acid sequence MKCITTIAVATLTLGMISSAAAAGADPLQTIQKKWAVCQYQSKDNDHQVYCLENLIKRNEEALQQQPNRAELKVWLAINKASLAGADGGLGALSLVKEAKVLLEQVIDQAPETLDGSAYTSLGSLYYQVPGWPIGFGDDDMAETMLLKALQINPDGIDSNYFYGDFLAEEGRKDEAIQYLTKAQQAKPRPERPLADEGRQQEIAKKLGELKR; translated from the coding sequence ATGAAATGTATCACAACCATTGCTGTGGCCACTCTGACTCTTGGCATGATAAGCAGCGCAGCTGCTGCAGGAGCGGACCCGTTACAGACGATTCAGAAAAAATGGGCGGTGTGTCAGTATCAGTCAAAAGATAATGATCATCAGGTGTATTGCCTGGAAAATCTGATCAAAAGGAACGAAGAGGCCCTGCAACAGCAGCCCAACCGGGCCGAACTGAAAGTGTGGCTGGCGATAAACAAAGCTTCTCTGGCAGGTGCTGACGGCGGTTTGGGCGCCTTGTCCTTGGTCAAAGAAGCGAAAGTGTTACTGGAACAAGTGATTGACCAGGCACCAGAAACGTTAGATGGCTCCGCGTATACCAGTTTAGGTTCGCTATACTATCAGGTGCCGGGCTGGCCAATTGGCTTTGGGGATGACGATATGGCTGAGACCATGTTGCTTAAAGCACTGCAAATCAATCCGGATGGTATCGACTCCAACTACTTTTATGGCGACTTCCTGGCGGAGGAAGGACGTAAAGATGAAGCGATTCAATACCTGACTAAAGCTCAGCAGGCTAAGCCGCGGCCAGAGCGTCCGTTGGCGGATGAGGGGCGGCAGCAAGAAATAGCCAAGAAACTCGGAGAACTTAAACGATAA
- a CDS encoding sugar O-acetyltransferase, giving the protein MKELEKMIAGEVFDANDAAIATLRQRATELKVEINQSVCDVERHKLQTELFAAFGADSIVQAPFYCEFGKTITIGSRTFINMNVTMLDNAPIKIGNHVLIGPNSQFYTPSHSLDYRHRREWEAFSQPIVVEDDVWIGGNVVINQGVTIGARSVVAANSVVNHDVPPDTLVGGTPARIIRYLNSGRDTSLC; this is encoded by the coding sequence ATGAAAGAATTAGAAAAGATGATTGCCGGTGAGGTTTTCGATGCTAACGATGCAGCTATCGCGACTTTACGTCAGCGAGCGACCGAGCTGAAAGTTGAGATCAATCAGAGTGTGTGTGATGTTGAGCGGCACAAGTTGCAAACAGAACTGTTTGCTGCGTTTGGTGCCGACAGCATTGTCCAGGCACCGTTTTACTGTGAATTTGGTAAGACGATTACGATTGGTAGCCGAACTTTTATCAACATGAATGTGACCATGTTGGATAATGCACCTATCAAGATTGGTAATCATGTGCTTATCGGTCCTAACAGCCAGTTTTATACCCCTTCTCACTCTCTTGATTATCGACATCGCCGTGAATGGGAGGCGTTCAGTCAACCGATTGTGGTCGAAGACGATGTCTGGATTGGCGGCAACGTCGTCATTAATCAGGGAGTGACGATTGGTGCCCGGTCTGTGGTGGCGGCCAATTCTGTGGTCAATCATGATGTGCCGCCGGATACTCTGGTTGGTGGTACACCTGCGCGTATCATTCGTTACCTTAATAGTGGTAGGGATACTTCTCTGTGCTGA
- a CDS encoding exopolysaccharide biosynthesis protein, with amino-acid sequence MEKTSELLVKTLQQHPETYLSIGELLESLKRRSYGALLIMLSLAGLIPGISFFAGFAIFLLGLQIIVGFQSPRLPKLVQRRRLNRHKTLRFIEEMRPWLERVEQYIKPRWEPLSNSMARRVVGVVICLLSVVAVMPLPFVNFPPNIAIILFALGIIERDGLFMLIGGVLSVFAVWVGYLLMRIALNSLMLVL; translated from the coding sequence GTGGAAAAAACCTCTGAGTTGTTAGTCAAGACCCTGCAACAGCATCCTGAAACCTACCTTTCGATTGGAGAATTGCTGGAATCGCTCAAACGGCGTTCTTATGGCGCGCTGTTAATCATGTTGAGTCTGGCCGGATTAATTCCCGGCATTTCATTTTTCGCCGGATTTGCCATTTTTTTGCTGGGTCTGCAAATCATTGTTGGCTTCCAGTCCCCGCGCCTGCCAAAACTAGTCCAGCGCCGTCGTCTTAACCGTCATAAAACCCTGCGTTTTATCGAAGAGATGCGGCCTTGGCTGGAGCGGGTAGAGCAATACATCAAACCGCGTTGGGAACCTCTGTCTAACTCAATGGCGCGACGCGTTGTTGGCGTGGTTATTTGTCTGCTATCTGTTGTCGCAGTGATGCCACTGCCTTTTGTGAACTTTCCCCCTAATATCGCGATTATCTTGTTTGCGTTGGGTATCATTGAGCGTGACGGTTTGTTCATGCTGATTGGTGGCGTGCTGAGCGTCTTCGCTGTGTGGGTGGGATATCTGTTAATGCGTATAGCACTCAACTCGCTGATGTTGGTATTATAA
- a CDS encoding OsmC family protein, with translation MEAQVKWVEDFKFIGASQSGHCVVMDGNGGATAPSPMEMVLMAAGGCSSVDVVDGLKSAQQQVHSCIAKLTTERRDTAPRLFTKVNIHFVISGLQLDESVVEKVTADSLQKYCSVCLMLGAGVEMTHSWEIC, from the coding sequence ATGGAAGCACAAGTTAAGTGGGTTGAGGATTTTAAATTTATTGGTGCATCTCAGTCCGGCCATTGTGTGGTGATGGATGGTAACGGCGGTGCGACTGCGCCAAGCCCGATGGAAATGGTGTTGATGGCTGCTGGTGGCTGCAGCTCGGTTGATGTGGTTGATGGCCTTAAATCTGCCCAGCAACAAGTACACAGCTGCATTGCAAAACTGACTACTGAGCGTCGTGATACGGCGCCGCGTCTGTTTACCAAAGTCAATATTCACTTTGTGATCTCCGGCCTGCAACTTGATGAGTCGGTGGTTGAAAAAGTCACCGCGGATTCTCTGCAAAAATACTGCTCGGTATGTCTGATGCTGGGCGCCGGAGTGGAAATGACTCATAGCTGGGAAATTTGCTGA
- a CDS encoding dCMP deaminase family protein, translating into MISKWAQRFYQMAELVGSWSKDPSTQVGAVITKQNRIVSVGFNGYPHGISDSANTDDRDMKYLKTLHAEENAILFAKRDLDGCEIYVTHFPCPNCAAKIIQTGIAAVHCPEQSEDFLSRWGDKIQVSQDMFLQAGVKVNWLPIEELSSITEIRLPS; encoded by the coding sequence ATGATTTCTAAATGGGCACAACGCTTTTACCAAATGGCAGAACTCGTTGGTTCCTGGAGTAAAGACCCTTCGACTCAGGTCGGAGCGGTGATCACGAAACAAAACCGCATCGTTTCGGTCGGCTTTAACGGCTACCCACACGGTATTTCAGACAGCGCAAACACCGATGACCGCGATATGAAATATCTCAAGACATTGCATGCAGAAGAAAATGCTATTTTGTTCGCGAAACGGGATCTCGACGGTTGTGAAATCTATGTCACTCACTTTCCGTGCCCGAACTGTGCGGCAAAAATAATCCAGACAGGAATCGCTGCCGTGCACTGTCCGGAACAATCAGAGGACTTTTTGTCCCGCTGGGGTGACAAGATCCAAGTCAGCCAGGATATGTTTCTTCAGGCAGGCGTAAAAGTAAACTGGCTGCCAATTGAAGAACTCAGCTCGATTACAGAGATTCGCCTGCCCTCATAA